The nucleotide sequence GGTTGGTCTAGTACTTTGTGCATCATCTTAGCAACGTGTATTCAGACTCAAATATATGCGGGTCACAATTCCATGCTTCATAATCCAGTAGCTATGACTTTACCCAGCAACTGGAACAGACATATCTTTGGATCGTTCAGAAGGCTCTCAGTTGCTCCATTCCTACTGCGACAACGGACTCATCGTTGCTCCTTACCCTCTGATGACCCAACAAATACAAAAGAAGAGCTAGATGAGAGCTACCACTCAAAAGAGCAAAGCCTCATCTCCCTCTTCCAGTCGTGCTCCACCATGAGGGATCTCTCCCAGATACATTCCCAGATCATTCGAACCGGCTTCGACCAGCATGTGTTTGTTGTGGGCAGAGCCATCACATTCTGCTGCGTCTCGGAGAATGGATCCATGGACTACGCATTGGCCATCTTCGAACAGCTCCAATGGCCAGATGGATTCATCTGGAACACTATGATCAGAGGATTTGGGAGGACTAGCAGAGCAGAGGaagctttccttttcttccagaGGATGCGACAGAAGGGGAAGGTGGCAGATAATTTCACCTTCTCGTTCCTGCTCAAAATTTGCGGGCAGCTGACTGCTGTCGAATTGGGCAGGCAAATTCACTGTTGTGTACTAAAGCATGGCCTGGATGCCCATGTCTACGTGGGCAACACCCTCATCCACATGTATGGCCTGTTTGAAGAGATGGACACCGCTCGCCGGGTATTCGAAGAAATGCCCAGTGTAGATGTAGTGTCATGGAACACTCTTATTGATGGCTATGTGAACCGCGGCCGATACAAGGAGGCTTTGAGGATGCTTGGGATAATGAAGAGAAGTGGTTTCCACCCAGACGAGGCCACCTTAGTTCTAGTTCTGTCGGCATGCTCGGAGCTGGGCGCATTGGATTTTGGCAGATGGGTTCATTCAAGCATCAGCGGTTCCATTCTTAATCGGAGTATCTCAGTTCTGAACTCTCTGATCGATATGTACGCCAAGTGTGGGGCAATTGATAGAGCTCTTCGAGTATTCGAGGATATGAAAGAGAGGAATATAGTTTCATGGAACTCGATGATACTAGGACTTGCAATGCATGGGCACGCAGATGAAGCGCTAGGGCTCTTTGATAGGATGCGAAAGACTGAAATCGAAGAGCCAAATGACATTACTTTCCTAGGAGTGCTCTGCGCCTGCAGCCATGGAGGTCTGGTAGAAGAAGGGCAAAGGTACTTCGATAGCATGAGGAGAGACTGTGGTATCACTCCCACTATAAAGCACTACGGATGCATGGTTGATCTTCTTGGGCGAGCAGGGCTTGTGAAGGAGGCTTATGAACTGATAAGGAGCATGCCGATGGAAGGCAATGCAGTGGTGTGGAGGACATTGTTAGGGGCATGCCGGGTTCATGGGGACATTGAATTGGGTGAACGAGTTCGAAAGCATCTGGATGAGTTGGAACCTGATCATAGCAGTGATTATGTTCTCCTGTCACACATGTATGCAGGTGCTGGCCGATGGAATGATGTGTTGAATGTCAGAGAATCAATGAAAGGAAGGGGAGTTCAGAAGCCAGAACCTGGGAACAGCTTGTCGACATGCTTTCGAGTATGACACTtcaaagcctttttttttttttttttgtgcgcgCGTGTAATACATCCGCAAGCATTATTGTAATAATTGGAACATAGACAGAAGCATTTCAAGATGGTTTCATTGTTTTTTCACAATACATGATTTTTGTGATGTACAAACTGCGGTATGATGCTCTTTAATTATAGATGCTATAACTGAGCACATATGGCATGGACACTAACAGCGTTGGTGTTAACAAGTAAACTGATGCAACCAGGGCCAAGGAGAAATGATGGGTAATGTGATTTAGATGCTATCCCTTACGAACTTTTCTTCTGCTTATTTGCCTGCCATTCTTTGCGAGCAGCCTCAATCTTTGCACTTACATTAGAATGGAAGCCAGGATATGGTTCGTACCCGAAAAAATTAAGTGCCTGGATACACAGAAAGTCAGGATACTCttcattttagattcttttacatCACAGAATGCAGATGATTACCTCGAGCAAAACAAAGAATGGGGCCATCAAGAAAGCTTGAGAAAGATTGTCGAGAAGAGCTGGTGCGCGCTTCTGAGAGgacgggaaaaaagaaaaggtttcAGTTGCACCAGTCCGTAGAACAAAGATACACATGGTTCTTATCAGAATGAAATGACCATAAAAGGCATACTTTACCTCAAACACTCCGTGGCCTATAAATTGCCAAGTCCAGCAAAACAACTGAGCAGCAAGAACGACCTGTATAGATGTTGCAGGAAAACTATCAGTGTCTACTTTTAAACATGAAACTGCACACAAGTGATATTTCTTAATTCCATTAACaaatcatcaaaatctattatgtTAAGGGCATAGAACAAGTTGAGCTCCCAGTCACCGTTTATTGCTCGCTAATCATAACACCACCCTTGGCATTCAAAATGCATTTTCAACATTCAGTTTTCAAGTGAGACTTTATGGAAATGCTTAAGGGCTGAAAATCTCTAGCATACTGCCATGAGAGGAGattaaagaaaaagaggttaacAATGAGTATTTATGTTAGAATTGAAAAATTCTGGTCTTGCATAATGCAAAAGGATGCTTCAACTTTCAAAGTAATAGATATGCATGAACACTATAAAACAGAGTGTTTCATAATCAAATATATGGTAAGGGATGATGCATATACTGACAAGTATAtatacttctttcttttttaaaaagccATGAACATAATACTTGGCATGAACCATTGAAGGTGAAGAAATGACTGTAAAGCTGGAACTGGAGCATAAATGTTTGTTTTCATGATGAGACAAACAAAAGAAgcattaaaattaaatgtggGGTCCAGGATTTAGAAAGAAAGTATGTGAATGCAAATAGCCTAAAATATATCCTGGAGATAAATTGAACCTTCAAGCTTGATACAGACTGCATATGGGATTTATTTATTCACTCCTTGGAGGATTTCTCCTTATACTGCCAAgactttcccttcttcttccaaaaGCTGAATGCCAACATTGGACTTAATATGGCAGGATCAGATTTGATGACCAAAAGATTGAAATACTAGTGCTCCATATCTGATATGCCACAACCTCTTTTATTTGGGTTTTGAATTTCTTGGTGAGAATACTAGTATGCCAATATCAATACTAACCCATGACTCTGAAAACAATTTTCCATTCTCAAGCTCTTTCATTTGGGTTTGCTATCATGCAGGGGAACTAGTAAAGTTGTTCACTGGGCTGAAGGAGGAAAACCACCATGGAGCATGCAAATATTTTCAATGAAAAAACATATATCACCAGAGGAAGCTGTTTCTTTTGACCACTCTCAAGGAAGCAAAGAGAATGACAGGTTCCTTCATGGGCTGGATAGTTCAGGCATGAAGGAAGAATCATGCTTTAGTTGCTTCAGGGTTTTCAAttccctccttttccttggcaTTTTTGTTACAGCTTTTAGCAGTTGATGCAGCTCTCTAATTTTATGAGGTGAACTCATCACCAAAACAGGAATTTGGTAAGTACCAGTAGAATAAGGACTGACTGATCACATATCTCCTTCAAATCAATATATCCATTGCAGTAAGAACATGCCAAGAGCACCTGAACTTGCATCAATCCTCTTACTTCAAAACATTCACCCTTCAATTATTAGCCCCCAGAAACCAGATCCTATTGTTGGCATCTTCTATAAACAGTGACATTTCTCAGAAAATTTTAGGTGTCAATTAcatgaaataataataaaatttgtttGATGTATTTTCTCAAAAGACATTTAACTTCAAAACCTTTTCTTTAAAGAATTCAAGTCACCCTTACATTTAATGCACTTCAAGAAGTATGCAAGAAGGTACTAAATAGAGGTATTTGTGTTTAAGTGTCTTATAGTGCATATTTTGGCAGATTAGTATATTCTTGGGTGCTCTTGGGTAGTCCTTTCCTGAAAAGAACTATTGAATATAGGAGAAACAAAGATTTACTCCAACCATTCAAGAAGGCTATGTTAATCAGTAAAGTTGTTAGCAGAAAGACGGGTAGGACAAGGAGAGAATCAGAGTCATAGAGAGGAGGGGAAGAGGGGGCGAGAGGGGAAATAAGACGACCGAACTTGACATCAGACCTTTCTTTCATTTCAGAAAAAAAGCATACAAGTCTTTTTCTTGACCCTCTTTATAAACTCACAAAATTGACCCACAAGTTGATAAATTTTAGTCTTTTTGGAGCTCtttataaagaaaaaacaaatccctaataaaattttaaaaagaaacaGCTGTTTGACCCCTAACAATCCATGGGTACTGAAGCATCACTATTCATGCTAATGTGAATATTTACCACCTCTTACCTAAATATACTCCTTCTAGACCTCCTAAAATTATGGATTCAAAGATCTTATGATATGATCTTGGTTGTCATTATTGGAAATAGAAGAACTTTAAATCATCAAAATCCAGGCGGTTGCATGTGATGCAATTCACTCCCGCATCATTCGCTTCCACTACGTGAATATCATCCaaaagatctttttttttcttccaaaagcTTTATCCTCTTTTAAGTCCTCTATGATTTGATAATGGAGACCCACATAAAGTTCTCTTGAAATCAAATTGTTTTTTGATTGTTTTAATGTCCATTGTTTTACAAGCAACAAGGTGTGGATCATCCGTTTGATGACAAGCTTTGAGGAATCGAGCAAATTAGTAAGGAATGGATCTTCATGTGACTTGATCTTGATCATTGATTTTAGATTAGCAATTTGATCTTGCCACATATGCTCCTTGCATTGATCTTCATTATTTTGATCCTTTGTCTCTGATAGATCCAATAGATCATCAACTAACGGATTCTCATTTAACAAAACTTTGATGGTGGTGCAATAGATCATCAACTAACGGATTCTCAATTAACAAAACTTTGATGGTGGTGCTGTTGCATAATGAATCCTTGACCATAGACTCTTCACATGATAAAGCACCAATTGTAAGCTCTTCATGCATAAGTTCTCTGGCTTCTTCATCTAAGATTCTTGATTTGTAGTTCGGCCTTGGACAGTTTTTACACGCCTAAAGCCACTGTAATTGCTTGCATTGCAGCCTACATGGACATCACATCATTCTTGATAGAGGCCCACTATGTAGCAAAAGATCTTCTTCCCATATTTGACATGCTCATGAAGGTAACCAATTCTAAAATTCAAGTTCTCATTCACGACTATGATAAAAGGTaaagaaataagaaataaatagaCAGAAGTTCAAGCAATAAGGAAGAGAAGGTAGGATCTTTGGCTTCGATACCAAATTGATGTAGGACAAGAAGAGAATGAGGGTTATAGAGATGAGGGGAAGAGGGACAGAGAAGAAATCAGACACTCGAACTTGGCTTCAAACCttcaattcatttcaaaaagaaagataGAAAGAAAGTATACAAGTTTTTTTCTAGACCCTCTTTATAAACTCACAAACTTGACCCAAAAGCTAATGAATTTTGATCCTTTTGAGACTCTTTACAAAGATGGAAACAAATCCCTAATAAAATTTCCCAAACAAACAACTTGTTGATCCTTAAGTGTTGTAGCACCACTATCTGCAGTACAGTGTCATTAACAGCAACTGACCCCTTAACTTATCTAAATAGACCCCTTCCGACCCTCATAAAATTATGAACTTAAAGATCTTATTGTACGACCGTGGTTGGCTATTATTGACCTCAACAAATCCTAATGTTTTCTATCTAAAGCCTACAATTAAAGAACTATAAATCAGCAATTCAAGCTATTGAATGTGATGCAGTCCAGTCCTGCATCAATAGGCATACTTTGGTGTTTGAAAATGGCATGCGGTTTCAAATAAATGGTATGACATAAATCTAACATACGAAGGCTCGCTTTGTAATATATGTTGCTCTGagacaaaaaaatagaagagattACCTTATCGGCAGTGTAGTTCAACTTTGAAGAATCAGTTACAGGCATAAATAAATGATCCATGCTACAATAAAGATTAAAATAGCTCAAGCTTGATAATAAGTGTATAGTGATCCCTGCAATTATGAATGTTCCAAAAGGAAGAATAACTTCGATGATTATGACAGATGATATCCAATATACCAAAGCCTAAAGTTATCAAATGAATACAAGGTATTAAATTACTTGAGGTATGGTATGAGCCTTAGAGGTGCCAAGGGAGCCTTTCATATAGAATCGATACCACACAGATTTCGATAGTAGGGGTAGAACCAAGCTAGATTGAAGTACACATGTAACAAAGACATATGTTAGTGGCACAGGAAATGTGCAAAGTTATCTTTCCTTCAACCTAGTCATTTATTCTAAGCTGATTTGCAGACTAACTCATGCCAAGACATCTTAAAGTAAAAAAGTGAGCAATTATCCTAAGCAGAAAACAATTCGACCATATCCAGAAAGCAGTTATGTCAATTttccagaaaaaaaaatgcttgttttgcttgacAAGGACCTAGGTTTTTATCCACCTACTAGCAGTCAAAACCAATTATAGCACAAAAAACCAAAGTGATCCAAGTATCCATCAATGCTTTCTTCATAGTTCAAATGGTTGCAGTAATGCTATCCTCCTCTTCATCTTGATGATATCATTAAATTGTTCAattagaagaaggaagagatttAGATTTCCTTCTCCATGGTCCCTCAACTGCCAAGGACTGATTGCATAAAGTAACTAATTAATCCTAAAATTAACCAACAGACAAGCATGGATCCCTACTTGAACTGCAACCTCAGAAAAGCTTTCCTAATTTTTTACCAGCGACACTGCTGCTACATCACTGCTTCTTATAGACAAATTAGAATCACTCATAAGCAATCAGGCTAGCATGCGAGCGCCTCATGAGTTACTCACATATGGGCAAAGATGGTTTAGTCAAGAAACTTTTTCTTGGTTTTCATGTAGATTTTGATAGAGTAAACATATCTGTTAAGCAATAAATCTTGcacatttttgataattttATCAAATAACTTATCAAAAACTATTTGAACCATCGGTAGAAGCAGGCATGGAACTATCTGGCATGAGATGCATCACTCATTAAGATGATTTTCCACTTAATAAGTACTACAATAAATAGTACCTTATATTCGTTTCATTCAGATTGTGGTTATGCTTGAACAATGAAAAGGGTATATTTGGATGCCTTTTCACCAACTTGAAGAACATTTAGCAAATAAAAGGTCTATACTGCTCCAGAATAGTGTCAGTACAAGGTTAGGAAAGAACCAACAAACAAGAGCGCACTTCAGGCACAAAGATTATGCGAGCGAGTTCCCTTTAGCATTACACTTCCAAACTTTGTCCAAGTAGCTTTCAAGTGGAAtgccatgacaataagttgCCTTGAAACAAGAAGGGCAATTGTTGTTTAACATTCTTACCTCTGACAATGTGCATTGGAGACTAAAGCTAGCAGCATGGTTCGCCGTGCCGGCCCGAACCGGACAGTACGAGATATACCATATTAGTCTGGTACCAGTACACAGTACTGAAAGCGTATCAGCACTCGATATGCCAAAAACActccataccgtaccgtaccaatatagtactagtgtggcaccagtacAGGATCCGGTACCAAGACGACGAACCTTGGCTAGCAGTTCTAACAAatctttaaaatttttaaatatttagttCTCTTTTTCACTAGAAAGGAGAGGATGCTAGGATATTAGGAAAATACGGAGAGTTCTCTATGAAGTACTTCACAGTTCACAGATTCTAACTATAAAAGGTGTTATACAGTCTCTGGGTTATGACAATGTTTAGCGTACATGTTCCCTTGAAGGGTAAGGCAGAGATTTAGATGAGAGCTCTGAATAAGACCTATTGAAAAGATGGATCGAATGTGTC is from Phoenix dactylifera cultivar Barhee BC4 chromosome 6, palm_55x_up_171113_PBpolish2nd_filt_p, whole genome shotgun sequence and encodes:
- the LOC113462464 gene encoding pentatricopeptide repeat-containing protein At4g21065-like, producing the protein MLHNPVAMTLPSNWNRHIFGSFRRLSVAPFLLRQRTHRCSLPSDDPTNTKEELDESYHSKEQSLISLFQSCSTMRDLSQIHSQIIRTGFDQHVFVVGRAITFCCVSENGSMDYALAIFEQLQWPDGFIWNTMIRGFGRTSRAEEAFLFFQRMRQKGKVADNFTFSFLLKICGQLTAVELGRQIHCCVLKHGLDAHVYVGNTLIHMYGLFEEMDTARRVFEEMPSVDVVSWNTLIDGYVNRGRYKEALRMLGIMKRSGFHPDEATLVLVLSACSELGALDFGRWVHSSISGSILNRSISVLNSLIDMYAKCGAIDRALRVFEDMKERNIVSWNSMILGLAMHGHADEALGLFDRMRKTEIEEPNDITFLGVLCACSHGGLVEEGQRYFDSMRRDCGITPTIKHYGCMVDLLGRAGLVKEAYELIRSMPMEGNAVVWRTLLGACRVHGDIELGERVRKHLDELEPDHSSDYVLLSHMYAGAGRWNDVLNVRESMKGRGVQKPEPGNSLSTCFRV